A genomic region of Trichothermofontia sichuanensis B231 contains the following coding sequences:
- the rplE gene encoding 50S ribosomal protein L5, which yields MAQTLKTRYRETIVPQLTAQFGYTNIHQVPKLVKITVNRGLGEAAQNAKALESSVQELAVITGQKPVVTRAKKAIAGFKIRQGMPIGLMVTLRGERMYAFLDRLINLALPRIRDFRGVSPRSFDGRGNYTLGVREQLIFPEVDYDSIDQIRGMDITIVTTANTDEEGRALLRAMGMPFRD from the coding sequence ATGGCACAGACCCTAAAAACCCGTTACCGCGAGACGATCGTTCCCCAACTAACCGCCCAGTTCGGCTACACCAACATTCACCAGGTTCCCAAGCTGGTCAAGATTACGGTGAACCGGGGCCTCGGCGAAGCGGCCCAGAATGCCAAAGCCCTGGAATCATCGGTCCAGGAACTGGCCGTGATTACCGGCCAAAAACCCGTTGTCACCCGTGCCAAGAAGGCGATCGCTGGCTTCAAGATTCGTCAGGGAATGCCGATCGGCCTGATGGTGACCCTGCGGGGTGAGCGTATGTATGCCTTTTTGGATCGGTTAATTAACCTGGCTTTGCCGCGAATTCGCGACTTTCGTGGCGTCAGCCCTCGCAGTTTCGACGGTCGCGGCAACTACACCCTGGGCGTTCGCGAGCAGTTGATTTTCCCGGAAGTAGACTACGACAGCATTGACCAGATTCGAGGCATGGACATCACCATTGTCACCACCGCCAACACCGACGAGGAAGGCCGCGCCCTCCTCCGGGCGATGGGTATGCCCTTCCGCGACTAG
- the rpmC gene encoding 50S ribosomal protein L29 — MPLSKIDDFRLLSDAELSEQIAAVKRELFNLRLQQVTRPTDARPKPHQYKHLKHKLAQLMTLERERQINTRAREQTTAAAASADTTPDVAVSEEE, encoded by the coding sequence ATGCCATTGTCTAAGATTGATGATTTTCGGCTACTCAGTGATGCCGAACTCAGTGAACAAATCGCCGCCGTTAAGCGGGAGTTGTTTAATCTGCGGCTGCAACAGGTGACGCGACCGACCGATGCCCGTCCCAAGCCCCACCAGTACAAGCACCTCAAGCACAAGCTGGCCCAACTGATGACGCTGGAACGGGAACGGCAAATCAATACCCGCGCCCGTGAGCAGACCACAGCCGCTGCCGCGAGCGCCGATACCACACCGGACGTAGCGGTTTCAGAGGAGGAATAA
- the rplC gene encoding 50S ribosomal protein L3 → MSTGLLGTKLGMTQIFDEEGLAIPVTVVQAGPCPVTQIKSPETDGYAAIQIGYGEVKEKALTQPELGHLAKSGASPLRHLQEFRVSDISGYELGQALTVETFQPGQLVDVTGHRIGRGFAGYQKRHNFRRGPMAHGSKNHRLPGSTGAGTTPGRVYPGKRMAGRMGATQVTIRKLTVVKIDAERNLLLLKGSVPGKPGSLLRISPAKVVGKAK, encoded by the coding sequence GTGTCTACAGGTCTACTTGGGACCAAGCTGGGAATGACCCAGATCTTTGATGAGGAAGGGCTTGCAATTCCCGTCACCGTGGTCCAAGCCGGTCCCTGTCCCGTGACTCAGATTAAGTCACCGGAAACTGATGGCTATGCGGCCATTCAAATTGGCTATGGCGAAGTGAAGGAGAAGGCACTAACCCAGCCAGAGTTGGGCCATCTGGCCAAATCTGGGGCCAGCCCTCTGCGTCACCTGCAAGAATTCCGGGTGTCCGATATCAGCGGTTATGAGTTGGGGCAAGCCCTCACCGTTGAAACCTTTCAACCGGGTCAACTCGTTGATGTGACGGGTCACCGTATTGGTCGAGGGTTTGCGGGCTATCAAAAGCGCCACAACTTCCGTCGCGGTCCGATGGCTCACGGGTCCAAAAATCATCGCCTGCCGGGGTCGACCGGTGCAGGTACGACGCCAGGTCGGGTCTATCCCGGTAAGCGCATGGCGGGTCGCATGGGGGCTACCCAGGTGACGATTCGGAAGCTCACCGTGGTCAAAATCGACGCGGAGCGCAACTTGCTGCTGCTTAAAGGCTCCGTGCCAGGGAAACCGGGTAGTCTACTACGGATCTCGCCAGCCAAGGTGGTGGGTAAAGCGAAGTAA
- the rplV gene encoding 50S ribosomal protein L22 — protein MAVDTTYEVRAIARSIRTSPHKVRRVLDQIRGRTYREALIILEFMPYRACEYVLKVLRSAVANAEHNQGLDPASLVISRAFADQGPSLRRYRPRAQGRAYQIRKPTCHITIAVAPAIDD, from the coding sequence ATGGCCGTTGATACCACCTACGAAGTCAGGGCGATCGCCCGCTCGATCCGCACCTCGCCCCATAAGGTGCGCCGCGTTCTGGATCAGATCCGCGGTCGCACCTATCGGGAAGCACTGATTATTCTTGAATTCATGCCCTACCGGGCCTGTGAATACGTCCTCAAGGTGCTGCGATCCGCCGTAGCCAATGCTGAGCACAATCAGGGACTGGACCCGGCGAGCTTGGTCATCAGCCGTGCCTTTGCTGATCAGGGACCCAGTCTGCGCCGCTATCGGCCCCGTGCCCAGGGGCGGGCCTACCAAATTCGTAAGCCCACCTGCCATATCACGATCGCAGTGGCCCCAGCCATCGATGACTAG
- the rplR gene encoding 50S ribosomal protein L18, which produces MKTRKDLVQARHRRVRKRLSGTTERPRLAVFRSHQHIYAQVIDDTQHHTLVAASTLDPELRGQLASGANCEASSAVGKLIAQRALAKGIEQVVFDRGGNLYHGRVKALADAAREAGLHF; this is translated from the coding sequence ATGAAAACTCGTAAAGATCTCGTTCAAGCACGGCATCGCCGCGTGCGTAAACGCCTGTCAGGAACAACCGAGCGGCCCCGCTTGGCGGTCTTCCGGTCCCATCAGCATATCTACGCCCAGGTCATTGACGATACCCAGCACCACACCCTAGTTGCGGCCTCAACCCTTGATCCGGAACTGCGGGGGCAACTGGCCTCCGGGGCTAACTGTGAAGCATCGAGCGCCGTGGGCAAACTCATCGCCCAACGCGCCCTGGCTAAGGGAATCGAACAGGTGGTTTTCGATCGCGGTGGCAATCTCTATCATGGCCGGGTTAAGGCCTTGGCAGATGCGGCCCGCGAAGCCGGGTTGCATTTCTAA
- the secY gene encoding preprotein translocase subunit SecY → MVESRDRAPTAQETFMQMAQAAGLRGRLLVTIGLLILVRLGIYLPVPGIDREAFRQALGNNPVIGFLDIFSGGGFLALGIFALGILPYINASIILQLLTAAIPALEDLQKNEGEAGRRKISQITRYVALGWAVFQSVGLALLVSNLGAAASPGPMFILQMVLALTAGAMFVMWIGELITERGVGNGASLLIFVNIVSTLPKSLSDTFALTQSGDSNLVGGVIILLLVFLAVIVGIVFVQEGTRRIPIISARRQVGRRLYLEKSSYLPLRLNQGGVMPIIFASAVLVLPASLASFTRNEFLVQMSAYLSPNGPAPWLYVLFYLVLILFFSYFYASLIINPEDLAKNLKKMGSSIPGIRPGQKTSEYIERILNRLTFLGAIFLGVVAIVPTAVESATRVRTFQGLGATSLLILVGVAIETSKQIQTYVISQRYEGMVKQ, encoded by the coding sequence ATGGTTGAAAGTCGCGATCGCGCACCGACAGCCCAGGAAACGTTTATGCAAATGGCCCAGGCAGCCGGTCTGCGTGGGCGTTTGTTGGTAACCATCGGGCTGTTGATTTTAGTTAGATTGGGGATCTATTTACCCGTTCCGGGCATCGATCGGGAAGCCTTCCGGCAAGCCCTAGGTAATAACCCCGTGATTGGCTTTCTGGATATCTTCTCTGGGGGGGGGTTCCTCGCCCTAGGAATTTTTGCCTTGGGGATTCTGCCTTATATCAATGCCTCCATCATTTTGCAATTATTAACGGCAGCGATTCCCGCCCTAGAAGATTTGCAGAAAAATGAGGGCGAAGCAGGGCGACGCAAAATTTCCCAAATTACTCGCTATGTAGCGTTGGGCTGGGCTGTCTTCCAGAGCGTTGGGCTAGCGCTACTAGTGAGTAACCTCGGTGCTGCCGCTAGCCCTGGCCCCATGTTTATTTTGCAAATGGTCCTAGCCTTAACAGCAGGGGCTATGTTCGTCATGTGGATTGGCGAACTGATTACTGAACGGGGAGTGGGCAATGGTGCGTCCCTGTTGATTTTCGTCAACATTGTTTCCACATTACCCAAGTCCCTATCCGATACCTTTGCCCTCACCCAGAGTGGCGATAGCAATTTGGTGGGGGGGGTGATCATCCTCTTGTTAGTCTTCCTGGCGGTAATTGTCGGGATTGTCTTTGTCCAGGAAGGGACCCGTCGGATTCCGATCATTTCGGCCCGACGCCAGGTGGGACGGCGTTTGTACCTGGAGAAAAGCAGCTATCTGCCCCTACGGTTGAACCAGGGTGGGGTGATGCCGATCATCTTTGCTTCTGCGGTATTGGTGCTACCCGCATCCCTGGCCTCCTTCACCCGGAATGAATTTCTCGTGCAGATGTCAGCCTACCTCAGTCCGAATGGTCCGGCTCCCTGGCTGTACGTCCTGTTTTATCTCGTTCTGATTCTGTTCTTCAGCTATTTCTATGCCTCGTTGATTATCAATCCGGAGGACCTGGCTAAGAACCTGAAGAAGATGGGATCGAGTATTCCCGGTATCCGTCCTGGGCAAAAGACCAGTGAGTATATCGAGCGTATCCTCAATCGGCTCACCTTCCTGGGGGCGATTTTCCTGGGGGTGGTGGCGATCGTGCCAACAGCGGTGGAAAGTGCCACGCGGGTGCGCACCTTCCAGGGCTTAGGGGCCACGTCACTGCTGATTTTAGTGGGGGTGGCAATCGAGACCTCCAAGCAAATTCAGACCTATGTGATTTCCCAACGCTATGAAGGGATGGTGAAACAATAG
- the rplF gene encoding 50S ribosomal protein L6, protein MSRIGKRPIPVPAKVTVTIDGQQVTIKGPKGELSRVLPNEVSVAQVDGQVQVNRRDDSRPARQRHGLCRTLVANMVEGVSQGFQRRLEIQGVGYRAQVQGKNLVLNIGYSHPVTIEPPPGIEFAVENNVNIIVSGIDKEMVGNTAARVRAVRKPEPYKGKGIRYQGEQVRRKAGKSGKK, encoded by the coding sequence ATGTCTCGGATTGGCAAACGCCCGATCCCGGTTCCCGCGAAGGTAACCGTAACGATCGATGGGCAACAAGTCACCATCAAAGGCCCCAAGGGCGAGCTGTCCCGCGTGCTGCCGAACGAGGTTTCGGTGGCGCAGGTGGATGGCCAGGTCCAGGTCAACCGGCGGGACGACTCCCGTCCGGCACGGCAACGGCATGGCCTCTGCCGCACGCTGGTGGCCAATATGGTTGAAGGGGTTTCCCAGGGCTTCCAACGCCGTCTGGAAATCCAGGGGGTGGGCTATCGGGCGCAGGTCCAGGGTAAAAACCTGGTGCTGAACATCGGCTACAGCCATCCCGTGACGATCGAACCCCCCCCCGGCATTGAATTTGCCGTTGAGAACAACGTCAACATTATTGTCAGCGGTATAGACAAGGAAATGGTGGGCAATACGGCGGCGCGGGTGCGGGCTGTGCGGAAACCAGAACCCTACAAGGGCAAGGGGATTCGCTACCAGGGTGAACAGGTCCGGCGCAAGGCTGGTAAGTCAGGTAAGAAATAA
- the rpsH gene encoding 30S ribosomal protein S8, whose translation MAVNDTIADMLTRIRNANLARHQTTEVPSTKMTRSIARVLQEEGFIEGFEEVGEGVKRRIVITLRYRDKNRRPTITALQRVSKPGLRVYSNRKELPRVLGGIGIAIISTSNGIMTDREARRRGVGGEVLCYVW comes from the coding sequence ATGGCAGTTAACGACACCATTGCAGATATGTTGACCCGGATTCGGAATGCGAATCTGGCGCGGCATCAAACCACCGAAGTGCCTTCAACCAAAATGACCCGCAGCATTGCCCGGGTACTCCAGGAGGAAGGCTTTATCGAGGGATTTGAGGAAGTTGGCGAAGGGGTGAAGCGACGGATCGTGATTACGCTCCGCTACCGCGACAAAAACCGTCGTCCGACGATCACGGCCTTACAGCGGGTGAGCAAGCCCGGCTTGCGGGTGTACTCCAACCGTAAGGAGTTGCCACGGGTGCTGGGGGGAATTGGCATTGCCATTATTTCCACCTCCAATGGCATCATGACCGATCGCGAAGCGCGGCGGCGGGGAGTGGGTGGCGAAGTGCTGTGCTATGTCTGGTAA
- the rpsE gene encoding 30S ribosomal protein S5, with the protein MAKSRKASRAREKETDWQERVVQIRRVTKVVKGGKKLSFRAIVVVGNERGQVGVGVGKAADVIGAVRKGVADGKKHLIEVPITKSSSIPHPVNGQGGGAAVLIRPAGPGTGVIAGGAVRVVLELAGVKNALAKQLGSDNPLNNARAAVSALASLRTFAEVAEERGIPIEQLYA; encoded by the coding sequence ATGGCAAAATCTCGTAAAGCAAGCCGCGCCCGCGAAAAGGAGACCGACTGGCAGGAACGGGTGGTACAAATCCGTCGCGTCACCAAGGTCGTTAAGGGCGGTAAAAAACTCAGCTTCCGGGCGATCGTGGTTGTGGGTAACGAACGTGGCCAGGTGGGCGTCGGTGTGGGCAAAGCCGCCGACGTGATTGGAGCCGTGCGCAAGGGTGTTGCCGATGGTAAAAAGCACCTGATCGAAGTGCCCATCACCAAGTCCAGTTCCATTCCCCATCCCGTCAATGGTCAAGGGGGTGGAGCTGCCGTCCTGATTCGGCCTGCGGGTCCAGGGACGGGGGTGATTGCCGGGGGGGCTGTGCGCGTCGTCCTGGAACTGGCGGGGGTGAAGAATGCCCTGGCCAAACAATTGGGGTCCGATAACCCCCTTAATAACGCTAGAGCCGCCGTATCGGCCCTGGCCTCCCTGCGCACATTTGCCGAAGTGGCGGAAGAACGGGGGATTCCGATCGAGCAGCTTTACGCCTAG
- the rplD gene encoding 50S ribosomal protein L4: protein MVECAVKDWQGEVVGQTAIDLKVAREETAAGIVHRALERQLANSRQGTASTKTRAEVSGGGRKPWRQKGTGRARAGSNRSPLWRGGGVIFGPKPRDYTTKMNRKERRLALRTAFQRRAAELIVVEDFATQFARPKTKDLVEALRRWGADPTARLLLILPERSEALDNVYLSGRNVPNLKLITATNLNIFDLLAADQIVVTAAALTKIQEVYGE from the coding sequence ATGGTTGAGTGTGCTGTCAAAGATTGGCAGGGAGAAGTCGTCGGTCAGACGGCGATCGATCTCAAAGTGGCCCGTGAAGAAACGGCGGCGGGGATTGTTCATCGTGCCCTAGAGCGTCAGTTAGCCAATAGTCGCCAGGGTACGGCCTCGACCAAAACCCGTGCTGAGGTCAGTGGCGGTGGTCGCAAGCCGTGGCGGCAAAAGGGAACCGGGCGGGCGCGGGCCGGCTCAAACCGATCGCCCCTATGGCGCGGCGGTGGCGTTATTTTCGGCCCCAAACCCAGGGACTACACCACCAAAATGAACCGTAAGGAGCGGCGATTAGCCCTACGGACTGCCTTCCAACGTCGGGCCGCGGAGTTGATTGTGGTGGAGGATTTCGCCACCCAGTTCGCCCGCCCCAAAACGAAGGATTTAGTGGAAGCGCTCCGCCGTTGGGGAGCGGACCCCACCGCTCGGCTATTGCTGATTCTGCCGGAGCGCAGTGAAGCGCTGGATAACGTTTATCTGTCCGGTCGCAATGTCCCTAATCTCAAACTGATCACGGCTACAAATCTGAATATATTTGACCTCTTGGCGGCGGACCAGATTGTTGTGACTGCCGCTGCCCTGACGAAAATCCAGGAGGTGTACGGTGAGTAA
- the rplN gene encoding 50S ribosomal protein L14 → MIQQETYLNVADNSGARKLMCIRVLGGNRRYAGVGDVIIAVVKDALPNMAVKKSDVVRAVIVRTRKSLRRGSGMSIRFDDNAAVIINADGNPRGTRVFGPVARELRDKNYTKIVSLAPEVL, encoded by the coding sequence GTGATTCAACAAGAAACCTATCTCAATGTGGCTGACAACAGCGGTGCGCGTAAGCTCATGTGTATCCGTGTCCTCGGCGGTAACCGTCGGTATGCGGGTGTGGGCGATGTGATTATTGCTGTGGTCAAAGATGCCCTGCCCAATATGGCCGTCAAAAAATCCGACGTGGTGCGTGCTGTCATTGTTCGTACCCGCAAGAGCCTGCGACGCGGCAGTGGCATGAGTATTCGCTTTGATGACAATGCGGCTGTCATTATCAATGCCGACGGCAATCCCCGTGGGACACGGGTATTTGGCCCCGTAGCGCGGGAGCTACGAGACAAAAATTACACCAAAATTGTTTCGCTGGCACCGGAGGTTCTCTAA
- the rplO gene encoding 50S ribosomal protein L15, with protein MRLQDAKPQKGSKRRRRRVGRGIAAGQGASCGFGMRGQKSRSGRGTRPGFEGGQLPLYRRVPKLKHFPIVNRREYTTINVSALASLPANSEVTLDSLLEAGIVTTARGPLKILGDGDLNVALQVKAAAFTAGARSKIEAAGGSCEVIEAVAAGAQ; from the coding sequence ATGAGACTCCAAGACGCCAAACCCCAAAAAGGGTCAAAACGCCGCCGCCGTCGGGTTGGTCGGGGGATTGCTGCGGGTCAGGGAGCCAGTTGTGGCTTCGGGATGCGCGGCCAAAAGTCACGATCCGGTCGCGGGACACGCCCCGGCTTTGAAGGGGGGCAACTCCCCCTGTACCGTCGGGTACCCAAGTTAAAGCATTTCCCCATCGTTAACCGCCGTGAGTACACTACGATTAACGTAAGTGCACTGGCGTCGTTACCTGCCAACTCGGAAGTTACCCTTGACTCGCTGTTAGAGGCCGGGATTGTCACCACGGCGCGGGGACCCCTAAAAATCCTGGGGGATGGGGACCTGAATGTGGCCCTACAGGTGAAAGCCGCTGCCTTTACGGCGGGTGCCCGCAGCAAAATCGAAGCTGCCGGGGGCAGTTGTGAGGTGATTGAAGCGGTCGCCGCTGGTGCGCAATAG
- the rpsS gene encoding 30S ribosomal protein S19 has product MSRSLKKGPFVADHLLRKIEKLNANNEKQVIKTWSRASTIVPQMIGHTIAVHNGRQHVPIFISEQMVGHKLGEFAPTRTFRGHAKSDKKARR; this is encoded by the coding sequence ATGTCTCGTTCACTCAAAAAAGGTCCCTTCGTTGCCGATCATCTCCTCAGAAAAATTGAGAAGTTGAACGCCAACAACGAAAAACAGGTGATTAAAACCTGGTCCCGTGCCTCCACGATTGTGCCCCAGATGATTGGGCATACCATCGCCGTCCACAATGGACGACAGCACGTCCCCATTTTTATTAGTGAGCAAATGGTGGGACATAAGCTCGGTGAATTTGCCCCCACCCGTACCTTTCGGGGTCACGCCAAGAGTGATAAAAAGGCCCGTCGCTGA
- the rpsC gene encoding 30S ribosomal protein S3, with protein sequence MGQKIHPVGFRLGITQEHRSRWYSDTRRYPSLLQEDYKIRKYVEAKLSNAGISDIRIERKADQIDLEVRTARPGVVVGRGGAGIESLRVGLQEELHSGDRQIRINVVEVARVDADAGLIAEYITQQLERRVSFRRVVRQAIQRAQRAGVQGIKVQVSGRLNGAEIARSEWTREGRVPLHTLRADIDFAYRTAQTTYGVLGVKVWVFKGEIIPGQEEQPSPASASRPPRRRRQQFEDRSNEG encoded by the coding sequence GTGGGACAGAAGATTCATCCAGTTGGTTTTCGCCTGGGAATTACCCAGGAACATCGCTCCCGTTGGTATAGCGATACCCGACGGTATCCTAGCCTGCTACAGGAAGACTACAAAATCCGCAAGTACGTGGAAGCGAAGCTCAGTAATGCCGGCATTTCCGACATTCGCATCGAGCGCAAAGCGGATCAAATTGATCTCGAAGTCCGGACGGCCCGTCCCGGGGTCGTCGTGGGGCGAGGCGGAGCGGGTATTGAGTCCCTGCGCGTCGGGCTACAAGAAGAACTCCACAGCGGCGATCGTCAGATTCGCATCAACGTGGTTGAAGTGGCACGGGTGGATGCGGATGCGGGTTTGATTGCCGAGTACATCACCCAGCAATTGGAGCGGCGGGTGTCCTTCCGGCGGGTCGTCCGTCAGGCTATCCAACGGGCACAGCGAGCCGGGGTGCAGGGCATCAAAGTCCAAGTCAGTGGGCGGCTCAATGGGGCGGAAATTGCGCGATCGGAGTGGACGCGCGAAGGTCGTGTCCCCCTGCATACCCTGCGGGCGGACATTGACTTTGCCTATCGCACGGCCCAAACCACCTACGGTGTCTTGGGCGTCAAGGTCTGGGTCTTCAAGGGCGAGATCATTCCTGGCCAGGAAGAACAGCCATCCCCCGCTTCGGCCAGCCGTCCCCCCCGGCGGCGGCGTCAGCAATTTGAGGATCGGTCTAACGAAGGGTAA
- the rplP gene encoding 50S ribosomal protein L16: MLSPRRTKFRKQQRGRMTGQASRGNEINFGDFALQALEPAWITSRQIEASRRAITRYVRRGGKIWIRIFPDKPVTLRPAETRMGSGKGNPEYWVAVVKPGRILFEIAGVSEQTAREAMRLASYKLPIKTKFIAREPEQE; encoded by the coding sequence ATGCTAAGTCCCAGAAGAACTAAATTCCGCAAACAGCAGCGGGGCCGGATGACGGGTCAGGCCAGCCGTGGCAACGAAATTAACTTTGGTGATTTTGCCCTGCAAGCCCTCGAACCCGCCTGGATCACCTCCCGTCAGATTGAGGCCAGTCGACGGGCAATCACCCGCTATGTGCGGCGGGGTGGCAAAATCTGGATTCGGATCTTCCCCGACAAACCCGTGACCCTGCGTCCGGCAGAAACCCGGATGGGGTCTGGGAAAGGGAACCCGGAGTATTGGGTAGCCGTGGTGAAACCGGGCCGGATTCTATTTGAGATTGCGGGAGTCTCGGAACAGACGGCCCGCGAAGCCATGCGCCTTGCTTCCTACAAGCTGCCCATTAAAACCAAGTTTATTGCGCGTGAGCCGGAGCAGGAGTAA
- a CDS encoding 50S ribosomal protein L23, whose product MSKVDTRDLADLIRRPIVTEKATRLMEDNHYTFEVALKATKPQIKAAIEYLFDVKVVGISTQRPPQKRKSFGRSVGYRPQYKRAVVTLAPENSLREVFFPEV is encoded by the coding sequence GTGAGTAAGGTAGATACCCGCGACTTGGCGGATCTGATTCGACGTCCAATCGTGACCGAAAAGGCCACCCGCCTGATGGAGGACAACCACTACACCTTTGAGGTGGCCCTGAAGGCGACCAAGCCCCAGATTAAGGCTGCGATCGAATATCTGTTTGACGTGAAGGTCGTGGGCATTAGCACCCAGCGTCCCCCGCAAAAGCGTAAATCCTTTGGCCGTTCCGTTGGCTATCGGCCCCAATACAAGCGGGCAGTGGTCACCCTCGCCCCGGAAAACTCGCTCCGCGAGGTCTTTTTCCCAGAAGTTTAA
- the rplB gene encoding 50S ribosomal protein L2 — protein sequence MGIRIYRPYTPGTRQHSVADFAEITRSEPEKSLIRHRHRPKGRNNRGVITCRHRGGGHKRLYRIVDFRRDKHNVPAKVAAIEYDPNRNARLALLYYRDGEKRYILHPLGLTVGTEIISGPESPIEVGNALPLGNIPTGTIIHNVELTPGRGGQIVRAAGGAAQVQAKEGQYVLVKLPSGEVRRIRRECYATIGQVGNTDARNISLGKAGRKRWLGRRPEVRGSVMNPVDHPHGGGEGRAPIGRSGPVTPWGKPALGAKTRKRKKASNALIVRRRRRSSKRGRGGRQT from the coding sequence ATGGGTATCCGTATTTATCGCCCCTATACACCGGGGACCCGCCAGCATTCGGTCGCTGACTTTGCCGAGATTACGCGGTCTGAACCCGAAAAATCGCTAATCCGTCACCGCCATCGCCCCAAGGGGCGTAACAATCGGGGGGTCATCACCTGTCGTCACCGGGGGGGCGGTCATAAGCGTCTGTATCGTATCGTCGATTTTCGGCGGGATAAGCACAATGTTCCGGCGAAGGTGGCAGCGATCGAGTATGACCCCAACCGCAATGCGCGCTTGGCTCTGTTGTACTACCGCGATGGCGAAAAGCGCTATATCCTGCACCCGCTGGGCCTGACGGTGGGTACAGAAATTATCTCTGGACCCGAATCCCCCATTGAAGTGGGCAACGCCTTGCCCCTGGGTAACATCCCAACCGGAACGATCATCCATAACGTGGAGCTAACCCCTGGCCGGGGCGGACAAATTGTGCGGGCAGCGGGGGGGGCTGCCCAAGTTCAGGCCAAGGAAGGCCAATATGTATTGGTTAAACTGCCCTCTGGGGAAGTTCGCCGGATTCGCCGTGAGTGCTATGCCACGATCGGGCAAGTGGGCAATACCGATGCTCGCAACATTAGTTTAGGCAAAGCCGGACGTAAGCGGTGGTTGGGGCGTCGTCCCGAAGTGCGGGGCAGTGTGATGAACCCGGTTGATCACCCGCATGGTGGAGGTGAAGGTCGGGCACCGATCGGGCGCAGTGGTCCTGTCACCCCGTGGGGTAAGCCCGCCCTAGGAGCCAAGACCCGCAAACGTAAGAAGGCCAGCAATGCTCTAATTGTGCGTCGCCGTCGTCGTTCCTCGAAGCGGGGCCGGGGGGGGCGGCAGACCTAG
- the rplX gene encoding 50S ribosomal protein L24, whose product MKKHRATSTPTRYRMHVKRGDTVQVITGKDKGKVGEVLRTFPKTSKVLVKGVNIKTKHIKPRQEGESGRIETVESPIHSSNVMLYSNKEKVASRICYTFTPEGRKVRMLKKTGEILD is encoded by the coding sequence ATGAAGAAACATCGTGCGACATCGACCCCCACCCGATATCGGATGCACGTTAAGCGTGGCGATACAGTCCAAGTCATTACCGGCAAGGATAAGGGCAAGGTCGGAGAAGTCCTGCGCACCTTTCCCAAGACCAGCAAAGTGTTGGTCAAGGGTGTCAATATCAAAACCAAGCACATCAAGCCGCGTCAAGAGGGCGAATCGGGCCGGATTGAAACCGTAGAAAGCCCGATCCACAGCTCTAACGTCATGCTCTACTCCAACAAGGAAAAGGTGGCCAGTCGCATCTGCTATACCTTCACCCCGGAAGGCCGCAAGGTGCGAATGCTCAAGAAAACCGGTGAAATTCTGGATTAA
- the rpsQ gene encoding 30S ribosomal protein S17, translating into MAVKERVGLVVSDKMQKTVVVAVENRAPHPKYGKIVVRTRRYKAHDEENRCKVGDRVRIRETRPLSRTKRWTVTEILSHTTLA; encoded by the coding sequence ATGGCAGTTAAAGAACGGGTTGGCTTGGTGGTGAGCGATAAGATGCAAAAAACCGTGGTGGTGGCCGTGGAAAACCGTGCCCCCCATCCCAAGTACGGCAAAATTGTCGTCCGTACCAGGCGTTATAAGGCCCATGACGAAGAGAATCGCTGTAAGGTCGGCGATCGGGTACGGATTCGAGAAACCCGTCCCCTGAGCCGCACCAAGCGTTGGACCGTGACCGAGATTCTAAGCCACACAACCCTGGCTTAA